AAGGCCTCGATCTGCCTGGCAAGTTGTGCGAGACGGTGGTCATCACCCAATTGCCATTTGCGGTGCCAACCGATCCAGTAGGCGCCACTTATGCGGAATGGCTAGAATCGTGCGGGCGCAATCCGTTCCTGGAGGTCGCCGTGCCGGAAGCCACGCGTCTGCTCACCCAGTACTGTGGGCGCCTGATCCGAAGCGAAACGGATCGCGGGCGCATCGTGCTGCTGGACCGGCGCGTCGTCACACGGCAATACGGCAGTCAGATGCTAAAAGCATTACCCCCTTTTCAGCGCGTGATCGAGCGAAGTACATGAGCATCATCCGTCTTCGTGATTGCCCAGCCATGCCGTGGAAAAATGGCATGGGTCGTACACGTGAGCTTGCCGTCCATCCGGTCGGTGCCGGCATGGATGAATTCACCTGGCGCGCGAGCGTGGCGGAAGTCGATAGCACAGCACCGTTTTCCGCGTTTCCAGGTATCGATCGTCACATCGCTCTACTTGAAGGCGCCGGGTTCATCATGGCCCTGGACGATGGACGCACCCATGCGCTGACCTCGCCCTTCATGCCGTTTACATTCCCTGGCGAAGCCCAGGTGAGCGTAACCTTGCGTGGTGGCCCGACGCGCGACTTCAACCTGATGCTGCGCCGCACACGAGTGCATGGCGAGCTGGTAGTGTGGGACGAACCCGGTCGGCAAGTGGTGGATGATGCGGTGGCCTTGATCTATTGTGCGCAAGGCCACGTCGATACGGCGGACGGGCGCCTGCAAACAGGTGATGCGTGGTTGCCAGGGCTGTCATCGACTGGGCGTATCGCACTGGATCCTGGAACATTGACACTTGTCGCGCGAGTGGAATCGCGCGGAAATTAGCCATTGCTGGCGTTTCTTCCAAGGGGTCTCCACTATGATCATGTTGGTCTTCGGTCTTATCGTTTTCCTCGGCTTGCACTCCCTTCGCATCGTGGCCGACGACTGGCGCAAGCAGCAGATCGCGCGCATCGGGCTGCATCGCTGGAAAGGCTTCTGCTCCATAGTCGCGCTCATCGGTATCGGGTTGATCATCTGGGGGTTCGGGCTGGCGCGGCAGCATCCGGTGCTGGTTTACGCGCCACCGCTTTGGCTGCGCCATCTCAACAGTTTGTTCATGCTGGTGGCACTGATTTTTCTTGCGGCAGCGCGCGTACCCCGCAACCATATCAAGGCGAGGCTGGGTCACCCTCAGGTACTGGCGGTGAAAACCTGGTCGTTCGGCCATCTTCTGGCGACCGGCATGTTGCACGACCTGGTGTTGTTCGCGCCGTTCCTGGTCTGGTCGGTGGTGTTCTTCATCGTGTCGCGCAGGCGCGACCGCCGGGACAGCACGGTTTATCCGGCCGGTACGGTCAAGGGTGACGCGCTCGCGGTGGTGATGGGGGTGGCGGTCTGGACGCTGTTCGCATTCTGGCTGCATAACCTGCTGTTCGGCGTGAATCCGTTGACCTGAATGGTTTTTAGATAAGTCACCTGATGACATCGTCCAGGGTGAAAAGAGGGATGCGGCTATGAACGCCAAGCTTATTGCCCCTCCACCACCGGCAAGCTGATAAAGCTCGCATGATCCGGGGTATGCCATACCCGTTGCGTAGCCTTCACATAATCCGACGCTTTCGCATCAAAGATGTTTGGCACGAAGGTCTGCGGATTGCGGTCATATAACGGGAACAGGCTGGATTGCACCTGCACCATGATGCGGTGTCCCGGTTGGAATACATGGTTCACGGTCGGCAAGCGGAAGCTGTAAAGCAACGGTGCATGGGCTTCGATCGCCTGCGGATGCTCAAAGCTGGTGCGATAGCGGCCGCGGAAAATATCCAGCGAGATCGGCAATTCATAGCCGCCCATGCTCGGGTTGGACGGCACAGAATCCGGGTATACGTCGATGATCTTCACCACCCAGTCGCTGTCCGTACCACTGGTTGATGCCACCAGGTTCACTTGCGGTGCGCCGCCCAGATGCATCGGTGTGGTCAGCGGCTCGCTGACATAGGTGAGTACATCCGGCCGACCGTCGACAAAGCGCTGGTCATTGAGCAACCAGTGCGTCCAGGCTTCGTGATCGGAGCCCACCACCGGACGCGGCTGATATGGCACCGGCTTGGCCGGATCGGAAACGTATTCGTCGTACTTGGCATCACTGGCTGTGGGCGCTTCGAATGACAGGCGACCATCTGCTTCGAGGTAAATCGGCTTGGGTTTCGATACACAGCCGTTGTCACATGATAGCGGCCAATGCGTGTAACGATCCCAATGGTTCTCGCCCGTGTTGTAGATGAACACCGGCGGCGTGTTGGCCTTCGGCGCGCCATCTTTCAGGTATTGATTGAAGAACGGCAGCAATACGTCGCGGCGGAATTGCAGTGCGGTATCGCCATCCCATTTCATGGGACCGAGCGTGCTGCCATCGTAGTTCGCCTGGCTGTGCCGCCACGGGCCCATCACCAGGTAGTTCTTGGTGTGGGTGATGTCCTTGGGTTCCATGACTTCGTAGCTATGGATGGCGCCCCACATATCTTCCTGATCCCACAAGCCCTGCTCCCACATGGTGGGCACCTTCAGCGGTTGGTTGACCAGGATCTGGTCCAGCGCCTGATTCGACCAGAATGCATCGTAGGCCGGGTGCTCATGGATCTTGCGCCAGAACGGCAGTGCATCCAGTCCGTTGGCATGCGCGAAGTCACCGGCGGAGCCCACGCGCAGGAAATTGGTGTAATCGTCCAGACCCTGGCGCGGGATCATGTAGCCCGTGCCTTTCTTGGTGGTCTGGAAGGTGATGTAGTCCAGGTCGTTCTGACGGAAGGCGCCGTAGTGGAACCAGTCGTCACCCATCCAGCCATCCACCATCGGGCTTTCCGGCGCGGCGACCTTCAACGCCGGGTTCGGGTTGATCAGCGCCATCACCACGGTGAAGCCCTCGTATGACGAACCGAGCATGCCGACCTTGCCATTGGACTCGGGAATGTTCTTCGACAGCCAGTCGATGGTGTCGTAGGCATCGGTGGATTCATCCACCTTGCCGTGATTGAGCGGTCCGCGCAGCGGCAAGGTCATCACATAGTCGCCTTCGGAGCCGTACTTGCCACGGATGTCCTGGAACACGCGGATATAGCCTGCTTCCACGAATACTTCGTCACCCTGTGGTAACAGATCCAGCATGTGCGGCGACAGCGTGCGCTCGGTGCGGCCGTCCGCGTTGTAGGGCGTGCGCGTCAGCAAGATCGGCGCATTGTGCGCACCCTTCGGAATCACGATGACCGTGTGCAGCTTTACGCCGTCGCGCATCGGAATCATCACCACGCGCTTGATGTAGTCGTTGGCATCGGTCGGCGCGGTGAAGTTCACCGGAATATCCGGCGTGAGCGGCGCGGTCTGGGCATGGATGCTCGCAGCGGACAGGGCCATTGCGAGTGCCGTAGCAAAAAGCAGGGAACGAATCGGATACATGAGGATCTCCACAACAGCCGCCCCAACCCTAAGGCAGCGGGTGCCATCGATGTCTGGAAAGCTGCTCTCCCGGCAGCATGGAGACTTTAAGACAACGCTGATGGAAAGCCATGCATGACTTTTTGCCTAGTGACCCCTTGCATTTGCTAACCGCAGGTGGAGGATGGAAGGCTAGCCCATCGGGGAACCTTCATGAGGTCAGCCGCTTTGTGCGACGAGCGAAGTCACTGGGTCCCGGCCTGCGCCGGGACGACGAGCAAAAACCTGTGACTTTGACGCTTCGACGTCGCCTCTCGTTTTATCAGCCACTTTTTTCCAAGTCATGCCGCGCTAACCCAACCTGCGAATGACCTTCCGCAGGGCTGCGGATTCAAAGGCCACTCGGTCTCGCCAAGGAAACGGCCCATCGGCCCGAAGCGGCGTTCCACGATGCGTCCCCGGCCCTCGTTATCGATCGCCACGACGGTGCTGGCGCGCGTGCCGTAATACTCGCCACGGATAAAGGCGGAAGACAGCCAGCGCTCACGCTCCAAGCCAATGCCCGTATCCGGTAACGTCTCATCAGGCGCCTGCTGCTCGTTGGCCAGCGCGCGGAACAACGGTGCGAAATCCACTTCATGGCCGGCATTCATCCAGGCCTGCAAGCGCACCATCAAGGCCTTGGTCTTGGGCCAGGGCGTATTGAAGTCCGCATTGGAAAGCCCATGCACACCGGGCTCGATCCGTTGCACCTTCGCCGTTGGGCGATTGCCGATGTAGAAGCCGTGATCGACATCGAAAGTAAGCAGATTAAACGGTCGATAGCTGGCTGCCGTTGCCATCACGTTTTGCGCATGCTGGGTGGCGTCGTCGGGGCCAGCGAGGTAATCCGTGGCAAGCAGACCGCGCGACGTGCCGTGCTGCGGATCGCGCGGATCGCGCATGTTGGTGACGACACAGCATCGGCCCGACTCGGTGACACCTAACCACGTGCCGCCGGCTTCCCGATCACGGCCGCCAATGATCGCCAGATCTTTCCAGTGGCATAAAGGGTTGCTTGGCCGCGCATGGAATTCATCGCGGTTACCCGCCAGCAGTAGACGCCAGCGTGGGTGGCTATGCCAAGCGAACGCGATCAGGCACATAGAGGCATGGATTCTAGCTCATCGGCGGGACGCGCGCCGCCGTACCGCCTCCGCCCAGCGAACAGCCAGCCGTGGCGCCGTCATAAAAACTGTTTCATCCGTTATCGTATTGCTCCATTTGAATACTGCCCAGATCTACCACCATCTACGTCAGTTTTCACGGCGGCGTGCCTTCGGAAAAACGCCCGGCCTTGGTGGAACGCTTTCGCAACGATCCTGCATGCCGCGTCTTTCTTTCCATCGATGCCGGAGCCACAGGGCTCAACCTGCAACACGCCTCCGTACTGGTGAACATGGATCTGCCGTGGAATCCGGCCACCGGAGCACAACGGCTCAATCTGCCGTTACCCTCCGGGGAAACCGCCAGCAAGCTCGCTGATGCTTGCGCATTATTAGCGGAAACCTTGCGAGGGAGGTCTTGAAGTCAATAAGGGATGCAGTAGCGGCTGCTTTGTTCACCGGAGCCAGGAATTCATGCAAGCGCGCCAGATCGGAAAGAGCCTTACCGGTCCACTTCAACTCCATCAACGAGGCACCGGGAGTGTCTCGTCGGTGCCAAGGCTATCTGCCCACGCTTGTACGGCCTGATGGTCGATGACGTGACCTGCGTCAACGTCGGCCAATGCCTCTCGGGTCAGGCGGTCACGCTCTTCCTCTTGGGCAATCCAGGCTGTGAGCGCCTGCTTCAATATCCAGCCACGTGGACGCTCAAGACGATCGGCCAAGCGGTCGACTTGCTCGGCTAGCGAAACCGGTACGTGGGCGGTGAGAACACGGGTTGCAGCTTTCGTCATGGCGACCTCACGATCAATTGACACGGCACATCCTTGCGATCTGATTCAGATGTAATCTGAATGATTAAATCCGATTACATCAATGAAAGCTGGGATTACATCCCAGCGGCAGCAGCCCCTTGCGGATACCGCGACGACAGCTGCGGCCGATTTCCTGTCGATCCCCCTTCGACACGCGCTAACAGACCACTCCGGCTAAAATGTCCGTGAGGCCGCGCCAGAGCGCCATCCGTGCCATCTCGCCGGAACAAGCCAGCTCGGACATAATCAGCTTTATGCCGACCTATTCCAACGCCTTTCACCCACTTTCAGCCGCCCTGATCGCCTGCGCGATCGCCTTTTTCGCCATCGTCCCCATACCCGTCCGAGCCGCACAGGACGGCAAGACCCAGGCCCAACAGGCCGAGGCCAGGCAGCAGTTGGCCGACTTGCGTACCAAGATGCAAGCACTGACCAAGGAGCAGGCGGACACCGCCGCGCGCCGTGATAGCGCCAACGCTGCCCTGGCCAAGCAATCCGACGCCGTCGCCAGCGCGGCCAGAGCCGTGCACGATACCGACGCGCAGATCGCCGCCAAGCAGCAACAGCTCGATCAGTTGCAGACGCAACGAAATGCCCTCAACCAGCACCTGGACAGCCAGCGCGCAGCGATTGCCGATCTGCTGCGCGCCACTTACACCGTCGGCCAGGGCTCCGACCTGCGCTTGCTGCTCGGTGACGAGGACATCGCCCGGATTGCCCGCTCGCTCGCCTACTCCAAGTATTTCCAGCAGGACCGCGTGCAAAAAGTGCAGGAGCTAATGACGCAACTCACCCAACTGCAGGACCTGGAAAACCAAGTCGCCACCGATCAGCAAGCCCTGCAAGCGACACGTACGCAGCGCCAGCAGCAGGCCAGCGCGCTCGAGCAACAGCGCAAATCGCAGCAGCAACTCGCCAGCCAGATCGATGCGCAATACAAGAATGAAGCACAGAAGCTAACGGCGATGAAGCAGAACGAGCAGTCGCTCAATGACTTGCTGGTCAAGTTGCAAAAGGCGATCGACGAAGCCGCTCGCGAGGCGGAGCGTAAGGCACGCGCCAACCCGACCGTACCTGGCGCCAACACCGGCAAGGCGCTGGCCAATATTCGCGGAAACTTGCCGTGGCCGGCTGCCGGGCCGGTGCACAGCTTCGGCAACGGCGTGTTGATCAGCGCACCGCGCGGCAGCGAAGTGCATGCGGTGGCGGCCGGCCGCGTGGTCTACGCCCACTTCATGCGCGGCTACGGCCAGCTCATCATTCTCAGCCACGGCAATGGCTGGCTGAGCATGTACGGCAATAACGAGACTCTGCTGCACGGAGTGGGGGACGACGTGGCATCGGGCGAGTCGCTTGGCACGGCCATGCTTGTCACCAGCGACAGCAACGGCGTGTATTTCGAACTGCGCCACCATGGACAGCCGGTCGATCCGCGAACCTGGTTGAGCCAGAAGCGATGACCTCTACCCATGCGATAGCTGCTTCCCCCACGTGCAAGGGAGCCATGTCACGAATGTGCAGGTCCTTACGCCAAGACCAGCCAGACAACGCCATCGCAACAAGGATCGGCGTATTCTGTGGCGACTGAATTCGGACGGTGCCGAACAGTCTCAACATTGCCGTCATCTCTTTTCCTGTGGAGTTTGCCCCATGCGTTTCCCCCGTCACTGCCTTCTCGCCCTGCTGCTGGCGACGCCTGTGCTGCATGCACAAGTGGCGACTGATACGGGTGCGAACGCCGCGATCGATAACGGCAGCACCCCTGCCAAAGCGTCCAGCAGTGCCACCCCGGCAGACCAGGTCAACATGGACGACGTGAGTAATTTTGCGCACGTGTACCAGGTCATCCGCCAGGCCTACGTGGAAAAGGTCGACAACAAGACCCTGATGAACGATGCGATCAAGGGCATGCTCTCCGGCCTTGATCCACATAGCGCCTACCTCGACAAGGAAGGGTTGCAGGAACTCAACGAGGACACCACCGGCCAGTATGGCGGTCTCGGCATCGAGGTGATGGAGGACAACAGCCTGTTGCGCATCGTATCCCCGATCGACGACACGCCCGCTTCACGCGCGGGCATCAAGCCGGGGGACGTGATCACTTCGATCAACGGCAAAGCGGTGACCCCCGACAACATCGACGACATGTTCAACGCCCTGCGCGGCGATCCCGGCACTAAGATCTCGCTAGGCATCCTGCACGAAAAGTCGGAGCAACCGGTCACCATGACCATGACCCGCGAACGCATCTCGATGACCAGCGTGAAGGTGCGCGAACTGGAACCGGGTTATGCCTATATCCGCATCAGCCAGTTCCAGGATGACACCGCCGGTGATCTGGAGAAGAAGCTGGGTGACCTGTTGAAAAAGAATGGTACGCAGAAAGGCGCCGTTCTCGACTTGCGCTCCAACCCGGGCGGCCTGTTGACTGCTGCCGTAGGCGTTAGCAGTGACTTCCTTGATTCCGGCGCCATCGTGACCACGCATGGCCGCCTGCCGGATTCCAACCTCACCTTCACGGCCCACGCCGGTGGCGACTTGTTGAACGGCGCACCGATGGTCGTGCTGGCCGACAACGGCACGGCCTCGGCAGCCGAGATCGTTTCCGGCGCACTGAAAGACAATCATCGTGCACTGATCGTCGGTCGCCGCACATTCGGCAAGGGCGTGGTACAGACGGTGCTGCCGCTCGATGCCGATCACGCGGTGAAGTTGACCACGGCTCGCTACTACACCCCGAACGGCACCTCGATCCAAGCTGAAGGCATCAAACCGGATATCGCACTGGCGGATTTGACGGTCGCCAAGGTGGACAACTCGCAGGAACCCATGAGCTCGGAAGCGGACCTACCGCATCACTTGGCCAATGAAGCTGCTGCGGTGGCCGGTGGCAACATCAATAACGATGGCAGTGCGGAGAACGCCAAGCTGGCGACCACTGACTATGCGTTGTCGCAGGCGTTGAATATTTTGAAAGGGCTGGCGCTAAGGCGCGATAGTGGGACGCCCGCGGCCAAGGCGCAATAACGCACACACTCACCCCTTGTCATCCTGGCGAAGGTCCACTGTTAGCGGAAAATTCGCGGCACGGCACTCCTCTTCCCAGAAGGGAGAGGGAAATGCCAGTGTAAGACGAACCTTAAAAATCCTTCTGCAACGTCAGGTACACCCCACGCCGCGGCCCATATTGCGGCGCCCCCACGCCCACACCGGTACCGCTACGCAGTTCATACGTGCGATCCAGCGCATTGATCAGCGCAAGCTGTGTATGCAGCTTGCCGAAGCTCTCAAAGTTGAAGTCATGCGAGACATTGAGGTTTAGCTGGAAGTAGTACGGCAGCGAAAGACCATTCGGCGTGAGGCCATCCTCGCGCAGGCCGCTGCCGAAAATGTAATCAGCGCCGACCTTGGTGGCATCGGTGATAGCGTAGTTGATGCCACCGGATGAGGTCAGCTTCTGATCGTGGTCGAGATGGATCCAATGATCCGCGATATAAGCCAGTTCATCCGGACTGAAGTTGTACTGGCTGGTGATCACATCCTTGCCCATCGCGCGGCTGTAGGCAAAGTTGAAGTACGCGGACAGCGGCCCCTGGTTGTAGGTCAGGCTGAACTCGTTGCCGCGCACGCGACCGTACTTGTAATTGAAGGTGGAGTACACCAGCGCCGCGCCGAACTGACCCTCATCCTGCAGACGATCCACCTGGCGGTAGTAGGAATCGAAGCCCAGGGTCCACGCCGAACCGATGTTCTGCGAAATGCCGACGTCGAAGTAATGGGAGCGCTCAGCCAGCGGTGTGTTGTTGCCGTAATTCTTCACCGCGTTGGTGGTGCCAGCGAATGCCTCGATGTTTTCGGTGGAAATCAGCTCGGTCTGCGGCGGCGTAAAGTAGCGCGAATAACCAGCGTGCACCGTGGTGCTATCGGTCGCCTGCCAGACCACGCCAACGCGTGGGCTCAACTGGCTTTCCTCGCGGAATGCCTGATAGCGATCACCACGCACGCCATAGTTGACGGTCCAGCTATCGTTGATATCCCACTGGTCCTGGACGTAGGCAGCCATAGTTTTAGCGAGGATGCGATCGCCAGTGAAGATGCTGAAAGGCACCGTGCTGGTCTGGTTGCCTGCGTCATCGGCCGGGAACACTTGCGAATAAGTATGGGTGTAGGCGCGATCGAGTTCGCCGTACAAACCGTAGCGCAAAGTGTGATTGCTGGCCCACGGCATGGAGAAGTCCGCCTGCAAGGTCGTGGCGCGGTCGCCCTGGTTGATCTGTCCGGCTACGCCGTTGAACATCAGGTCGCCGATGTCATCGGGGTAATACTGCAAACCGCTGTAACGCTGACCCACCGATACCTGGTAATGGGTGTCGGCGAACTTGCCCTGTAACGCCAGCGCGCCGAAACGCGTTTCTTCGTCCTGACGTTCGTTCAGATCGGCGGAGTTGAAGGTGGTGATATCCAAATAACCGAACTGCGGCACCTGGCTTGGATTGTTCGGAATCTGGAAACGATTGTTGGTCGAGCCGAACATCAGGCTCAAACGTGTGTCGTTGTTGATCAGGTACGTGACATCACCGAACGCCTTGATCTGGTTGGTATGATCGTGGATCGGGTCGCGGCTCGGAGTTGGATTTTCGATCCCGATGTTGTTCTCCAGATAATTGGCCGTGAAGAAATAACTCCAATTGCCGCTGTGCCCCCACAGCGAGGCATAGGGATTCACGGTACCGAACGAACCACCTGTGATACCCACGCTGCCACCGTTGTTGAGGTCGGAGCCACTTTTGGTGTTGATGTCCACCACGGCCGCCGTGCGCTCCCCATATTGCGCTGGCAAGGCGCCGTCGAGCAGGGTGACGCTCTGGATGGTTCGCGGATCCAGCGACTGACCGAAGCCGGAGATCGATTCCGGAATCATCACGCCATTGATGCGGTACTGCAGATTGGCGTGGTCGCCGCGCACATGAAGCTGGCCGTAGGAATCCTGTACCACGCCCGGCGCCTGCAGCAGCACCTGGTTCATCGGGGTGGCATCGCCCAGCGGCAACGCCTGGATGTTCTGCGCGGTGATGACGTACTGGCTGCTGCCCGTATCCGGCGACAAACCGTTGCGAGCCTGGTCGAGCGCTGCGGTCACGCTTATCGTGCCTAGCTGCTGGACCTTGGAGGGGCGCCGATTGCGCGAGCCCGCGGCACCGCTTGTGTCATCGGCATTGCTGTCCGCCGGTTGTTGGGCAGTCGCGGCCGACGAGGCGACGGCGGGGGTTGTACCAGGGATATCCAGCGTGGGAATCGCTGTGGCTGCATAACTGGAAACCGCATATAGCGCGAGGCTGAGTCCAAGAGCGAGCGGGGACAATTTCATGCAGGGGTTCCGGACGAGTGTGGTTTGGGTCGGCCGATCGGAAGGGGGCTAATTTCGATATGTTATAACATTTCTATCGCATCCCGACATCCCTCCCAGAAGTCATGCCCGTCGGAATGGGAGAATTGAAGAACCACACGCGCACGGCGGGTGGTTTGCGCCAGTCGCCCCTGCGAGGAAGATGGAGTTAAAATCCCGCAGTTCCGGCAGGGCGCACCGCATGATCTCCGTTTGGACAGCACTTCAGTGACCGCATGCAGGTCCCGAAATCCGATATACGACGCGCTCCCCCCACCCGCATATACCGTGCACCCCCGAGTGCGCAAGGTGCAGTCATGGTGGCGCCGGCACCGCCCAGCTATTACGAGGAACACAGGTTTTGAATACAGCGAATGATACGGCAGCACAACAGCGTAATCCTGGCGTGAGTGGCATGAGCCTGTACGTGCCCCAGCCTCGCGTCCCGCTGCAGGACTGGTGCGCGTGGACGGGCAACTCCTGGGATAAAGTGCAGGCCGTGGTCGGGCGCAGCTTCCGCCGACCGGCGCCTTATGAAGACGCTTACACCATGGCGGCGACCGCCGTGCTGCGTCTGATTCGTCACTACAACGTCGATCCGCGCAATATCGGCCAGCTCGCGCTCGGCACCGAAAGCAGCAAGGACAATTCCGCTGGCGCCGTGATCGTGCGTGGCATGGTCGATCGCGAGCTGGAGCGCCTGGGGCTGCCGCGTCTTGCCCGTCAGCTTGAAGTCCCCGAATTCAAGCATGCCTGCCTCGGCGGCGTGTACGCGCTGAAGAGCGCGCTGCGCTACGTCGCCTTCGACGCTAAGGGCAAGCAAGCCATCGTGGTGTGCAGCGACATCGCCGAATACGAACGCGGCTCCAGCGGCGAGCAGACTCAGGGCGCCGGTGCGGTAGCCATGCTGGTCGAGGCCCATCCGAAGCTGTTCGAAGTGGACTTGGCGCACTCGGGCAGTGCCTCGGATTACCGAGGTCCGGATTTCCGCAAGCCGTTTGCCCGCCATTTCGACCAGGACTATGGCCAGCGCAGCAAACGTGCGCATGATTTCCCCGTGTTCAGCGGCAAGTACTCCACGTTTGCCTACCTCGACGAAACCGGTCAGGCGGTGGATGCGATGCTGGAGCGCCTTGGCGTTTCCGACGCGGATTTTCTCGCTGGTGCGGACGGTCTGTTCTTCCATCGCCCCTACCACATGATGCCGCTGCAGGCGCTGGCGTTTATTTACGCCCGCGCACTGGCCCGCT
The sequence above is a segment of the Dyella sp. M7H15-1 genome. Coding sequences within it:
- a CDS encoding hydroxymethylglutaryl-CoA synthase family protein; translation: MNTANDTAAQQRNPGVSGMSLYVPQPRVPLQDWCAWTGNSWDKVQAVVGRSFRRPAPYEDAYTMAATAVLRLIRHYNVDPRNIGQLALGTESSKDNSAGAVIVRGMVDRELERLGLPRLARQLEVPEFKHACLGGVYALKSALRYVAFDAKGKQAIVVCSDIAEYERGSSGEQTQGAGAVAMLVEAHPKLFEVDLAHSGSASDYRGPDFRKPFARHFDQDYGQRSKRAHDFPVFSGKYSTFAYLDETGQAVDAMLERLGVSDADFLAGADGLFFHRPYHMMPLQALAFIYARALARSPQPNAEFQALCEQVGVSAEGVVEECRNKPDLFGEFVRLGGGADAAQEPHPLTTQLSGVVRKSPKFQKLLAERVNLGTDWAMELGNLYTAALPAWIAAGLEQALEHNVELSNAKLYAIGYGSGDASEAIPLKVVPEWREAAGKIGFRKALAIASDLSQQQYEALHDGKHAELSCPPRDQFKIARTGNTYETTFQDLGVDYYEFVP